The following coding sequences lie in one Polyodon spathula isolate WHYD16114869_AA chromosome 37, ASM1765450v1, whole genome shotgun sequence genomic window:
- the LOC121304257 gene encoding myb-related transcription factor, partner of profilin-like, with translation MSGYFEEGSLYQPRIKLESPETDRGESEEDSGEMQVKDEEGEAMEPGKAGGGLPFNVVVVHPSVVGTGYSHHDNSSSSSAQQSPAGLAPKKRRMRFSEVEGQVVLTQVAERWDELHGQKSKLLFRGGKKQIWNDIARLVTAKSRRVRSGEDVRKKWTSEKKLLKEKGASLLRASAHGTRGMAGQLGGGGEAGVQFTALEQRLWSLMCSTFGGGADLTEACMVGRLDVPEIGFGKSLV, from the exons ATGTCCGGGTATTTCGAGGAGGGCTCGCTGTACCAGCCGCGGATCAAGCTGGAGTCCCCGGAGACAGACCGCGGCGAGTCGGAGGAGGATTCGGGGGAGATGCAAGTGAAAGACGAGGAGGGGGAGGCGATGGAGCCCGGGAAAGCGGGCGGGGGGTTACCGTTCAACGTGGTGGTCGTGCACCCCAGTGTCGTGGGAACGGGGTACAGTCACCatgacaacagcagcagcagcagcgcgcAGCAGTCACCAGCAGGGCTAG ccCCCAAGAAGCGGCGCATGCGTTTCTCGGAGGTGGAGGGCCAGGTGGTTCTGACCCAGGTGGCGGAGCGCTGGGACGAGCTCCACGGGCAGAAGAGCAAGCTCTTGTTCCGGGGCGGGAAGAAGCAGATCTGGAACGACATCGCCCGGCTCGTCACGGCCAAGTCCCGGCGTGTGCGCTCCGGTGAGGATGTCCGCAAGAAGTGGACCTCGGAGAAGAAGCTGCTGAAGGAGAAGGGGGCCAGCCTGCTGCGAGCGAGTGCCCACGGGACCCGGGGCATGGCGGGGCAGCTCGGCGGGGGCGGCGAGGCGGGGGTGCAGTTCACTGCCCTGGAGCAGCGGCTCTGGAGCCTGATGTGCAGCACCTTCGGAGGGGGGGCCGACCTGACCGAGGCCTGCATGGTGGGGAGGCTGGACGTGCCCGAGATCGGCTTCGGTAAGAGTCTGGtgtaa
- the LOC121304159 gene encoding uncharacterized protein LOC121304159, with amino-acid sequence MVVSVFQLKEEEEEEEELALDAAKTLGTPGLHSPLPVSESSCSLGGAVLEGSRGADLGCVELNDGSTGESGRGVVEMEGSLVLLGCVKQEERDHEGGEAAPMTVEEEEEEEGGASQQSLSLPVELLDRVDPLPGLEQMEAEMLTERELRPGAGVRRAGAEERWPGGSSAGAQVRRGAGWEEEEEEEEGERQRGREADCADGGSDRDAGQAERPQRQSGVCVTEASKETGGSRSRRKKPPAKCQQEELLDSLARSSEVEEGSDLSDSEVEGEAAVLARYSPGGDSSEEEEEEEEEEEEELLANDTEPHQWKKTSASAQTALLFRDRDDQSLPLPRSAPLSPSQYFRQYFSWELWESVALQSTQAGGAAGRISTRDVCVFIGASIVMGTLRLPSLKLYWSDSTRIPLISEWISQERFSALGNTLRVSGGQGGGGGRLWRVGPALESVRRACRRLPRETRCAVTERAVPFTPKRRGGRASALRVALLLGGASGMVLDLQLGGGPLSRAVAVAELAETVPGDGSHVLLLPQAAPRTLELLLRGGVHSSGAVEGGKLRGLAGELLGAGGREGEAAVRGDGRLALVRCRGRVFASTYLAGEPCGEGSGAAEAMARERRLFEETVGRQGALGELYGVPSPWRRWEVTVLLYLVDLALLNSWLEYRRDGGSQPGISLMAFRMQVAEDLLRSEGKPESRARKRPGSEGEEKEGGGGEVKRPALSLPLSPPPAAELRYDGAAHWPEQLERAGGCGFESCSQTTSVSCIKCQVFLCIATRANCFVKFHNK; translated from the exons ATGGTGGTGAGTGTTTTCCAGttgaaagaggaggaggaggaagaggaggagctggCCTTGGATGCTGCGAAGACCCTGGGGACCCCAGGATTGCACTCCCCCCTGCCCGTGTCGGAGAGCTCCTGCAGTCTGGGGGGCGCTGTGCTGGAGGGGAGCCGCGGGGCTGATTTGGGGTGCGTGGAGCTGAACGACGGCTCGACGGGGGAGAGCGGGCGGGGCGTTGTGGAGATGGAGGGAAGTCTGGTGCTGCTGGGCTGCGTGAAGCAGGAAGAGCGGGATCACGAAGGAGGAGAGGCCGCCCCCATGACG gtggaggaggaggaggaggaggaggggggggcgTCTCAGCAGTCTCTCTCCCTGCCCGTGGAGCTCCTCGACCGGGTGGATCCGCTCCCCGGGCTGGAGCAGATGGAAGCGGAGATGCTGACGGAACGGGAGCTCCGGCCTGG AGCCGGAGTCAGGAGAGCAGGGGCGGAAGAGCGGTGGCCCGGAGGGAGCAGCGCAGGGGCCCAGGTTCGAAGGGGAGCAgggtgggaggaggaggaggaggaggaggagggagagcgGCAGAGAGGAAGAGAGGCAGACTGCGCTGATGGAGGCTCCGATAGAGACGCTGGACAGGCAGAGAGACCCCAGAGGCAATCAGGAGTCTGTGTAACCGAGGCTTCAAAAGAGACAGGAGGCTcga ggTCCCGCAGGAAGAAGCCTCCTGCGAAATGCCAACAGGAAGAGCTGCTGGACAGCCTGGCTCGGAGTTCAGAGGTCGAGGAGGGTTCCGATCTCTCCGATTCGGAGGTGGAAGGTGAGGCCGCTGTGCTGGCGCGGTACAGCCCGGGCGGAGACTcgagcgaggaggaggaggaggaggaggaagaggaagaggaggagctccTCGCCAACGACACAGAACCACATCAGTGGAAAAAAACAAG TGCCTCTGCTCAGACAGCCCTGCTGTTTCGGGATCGGGATGACCAGAGTCTGCCCCTCCCGCGCTCCGCTCCGCTGAGCCCCTCCCAGTACTTCAGGCAGTATTTCAGCTGGGAGCTGTGGGAGAGCGTGGCTCTGCAGAGCACACAGGCAGGGGGCGCTGCGGGGAGGATCAGCACCAGGGACGTGTGCGTCTTCATAGGAGCCAGCATCGTGATGGGAACGCTGAGG ctccCGTCTCTCAAGCTGTACTGGAGCGATTCCACCCGGATCCCGTTGATCTCCGAGTGGATCTCCCAGGAGCGCTTCTCCGCCCTGGGGAACACCCTGCGCGTCTccggggggcaggggggggggggggggcggctgtGGCGGGTCGGGCCGGCTCTGGAGAGTGTGCGGCGGGCGTGCCGGCGGTTGCCGCGGGAGACGCGCTGCGCCGTCACAGAACGTGCTGTCCCGTTCACCCCGAAGCGCCGTGGCGGCCGGGCGTCGGCTCTGAGGGTCGCGCTGCTCCTGGGGGGGGCCAGCGGGATGGTGCTGGATCTCCAGTTGGGTGGGGGGCCCCTCTCCCGGGCCGTCGCCGTCGCTGAGCTGGCGGAAACGGTCCCGGGAGACGGGAGTCACGTCCTGCTCCTCCCCCAGGCCGCCCCGCGGacgctggagctgctgctgcgaGGGGGGGTGCACTCCAGCGGGGCCGTGGAGGGCGGCAAGCTGAGGGGCCTGGCCGGGGAGCTGCTGGGGGctggaggaagagagggagaggctGCGGTGCGCGGTGACGGGAGGCTGGCGCTGGTCCGGTGCAGAGGACGGGTCTTTGCTTCTACGTACCTGGCGGGAGAGCCCTGTGGGGAGGGGAGCGGGGCGGCCGAGGCGATGGCGAGGGAGCGGCGGCTCTTTGAAGAGACGGTGGGGCGGCAGGGAGCTCTGGGGGAGCTCTATGGGGTCCCCAGTCCCTGGAGGAGGTGGGAGGTGACGGTGCTGCTCTACCTAGTGGACCTGGCTTTGCTCAACTCCTGGCTGGAATACCGGCGGGATGGCGGGAGCCAGCCCGGGATCAGCCTGATGGCGTTCCGGATGCAGGTGGCGGAGGATCTGCTCCGGTCGGAAGGGAAGCCGGAATCCAGGGCCAGGAAACGCCCCGGGAGCGagggggaggagaaggaggggggagggggggaggtgaAGAGGCCTGcgctctccctgcccctctccccccCGCCCGCCGCGGAGCTCCGGTACGACGGAGCGGCTCACTGGCCCGAGCAGCTGGAGCGGGCCGGGGGATGCGGGTTCGAGAGCTGTTCCCAGACGACCAGCGTGAGCTGCATCAAGTGCCAGGTGTTCCTCTGCATCGCCACGCGAGCCAACTGCTTTGTCAAGTTCCACAACAAGTAG
- the LOC121304160 gene encoding zinc finger protein 668-like, producing the protein MLRPTLATPLPGSLVASQSRYPGHTCPPLTAVSLPLCPGAAAVHTHGSRLVESSSAASRSSTGEGCGSPCRIPSTVQLKKQQSEAMEEERGPLKGKGPGKQPAGAAALRGKAKPARGRKAASARKAPPALEEEEELRKEAPGGARSEPQASVCLECHITFSDPKGQERHLKKRHPAEYELHVLGGSLFTCYVCDRAFPSSRELLTHQRGHTEERPFQCPVCGARFGRSSELTAHKRTHFGQLGYACAECGKPCKTLTLLKYHRRTHTGERPYLCPQCGKSFSQSSFMQRHLRSHAEEQGAGGESGKGKPQKRKRKRKKGGEKEEEERAIPTASLEAQCFQCSQCLLAFPDPQTAEQHVKSQHPEVAHPPGSPQHSQGSLPPCGEQGHCVGLESGGGEEGEMQAAVTDDSQPSCSSTVCPLQRQPCDLCLNHEPPSHCSPDSLTEPDTPLPLALDLAPSRETSRRFFCQVCGERFYQEPSLQQHQLSNQHWTEPGQNQGGGAASGGEGGPLSELSLQDCLEESLGGNRASGGADGSGFEGRGVEIEEGWGGEDRPHGPGEAMVERGPQLGSAEEGGGGGRLQGVRSQGAELRESGGGASELGARGEAKRERVKQELDLGVKEEGGGDQQPVYCEILPASEPSCLGSGEPEEGAAEVKKEETPELGEGCFYLGTPELRFFHLPDLQEQHGSMAGVEWGATGSGTGFGRRHRPGRGARGEGEGEGVALVVLRQDESDSALGRLRREREPPRIKEEEEEEEGVFFSLSSVLEHGCENQPRSLRGSPTRTLDPEPGAPSPGRLIEVEEGRADEPTTTGPS; encoded by the exons ATGCTGCGCCCCACCCTAGCCACACCCCTGCCCGGCTCCTTGGTGGCGTCACAAAGCCGCTACCCCGGCCACACGTG TCCTCCCCTGACCGCTGTCTCTCTGCCCCTGTGTCCGGGTGCTGCTGCAGTTCACACACACGGCAGCCGGCTGGTTGAGTCGAGTAGCGCAGCCTCCAGAAGCAGTACTGGGGAGGGGTGTGGCTCCCCCTGCAGGATTCCCTCGACAGTGCAACTCAAAAAGCAGCAGAGCGAGGCCATGGAGGAGGAGCGAGGGCCCCTTAAAGGGAAGGGCCCGGGGAAGCAGCCCGCTGGCGCTGCTGCCCTTAGAGGGAAGGCTAAACCGGCCCGCGGTCGCAAAGCTGCCTCGGCCAGGAAGGCGCCACCAGcgctggaggaagaggaggagctgaGGAAGGAGGCCCCCGGAG GGGCCCGGAGCGAGCCCCAGGCGAGCGTGTGTCTCGAGTGCCACATCACCTTCAGCGACCCCAAAGGCCAGGAGCGCCACCTGAAGAAGCGTCACCCCGCGGAGTACGAGCTCCACGTGCTGGGCGGCTCTCTCTTCACGTGCTACGTGTGCGACCGCGCCTTCCCCTCCTCGCGGGAGCTGCTGACCCACCAGCGGGGCCACACCGAGGAGAGGCCCTTCCAGTGCCCGGTGTGCGGGGCCAGATTCGGACGCTCCTCCGAGCTGACCGCCCACAAGAGGACCCACTTCGGGCAGCTGGGCTACGCGTGCGCGGAGTGCGGCAAGCCGTGCAAGACGCTGACGCTGCTCAAGTACCATCGGCGCACGCACACCGGGGAGAGGCCCTACCTGTGCCCGCAGTGCGGCAAGAGCTTCAGCCAGTCCTCCTTCATGCAGCGCCACCTGCGCTCCCACGCGGAGGAGCAGGGAGCAGGGGGGGAGAGCGGCAAGGGGAAGCCgcagaagaggaagaggaagaggaagaagggcggggagaaggaggaggaggagagagctATCCCCACTGCCAGTCTGGAGG CCCAGTGCTTCCAGTGCTCCCAGTGCCTGCTCGCTTTCCCGGACCCGCAGACGGCCGAGCAGCACGTGAAGAGTCAGCACCCCGAGGTGGCGCACCCCCCCGGCTCCCCCCAGCACAGTCAGGGCAGCCTGCCCCCCTGTGGAGAGCAGGGGCACTGTGTCGGGCTGGAGtcagggggaggggaggagggagagatgCAGGCTGCTGTGACGG ATGACAGCCAGCCCTCCTGTAGCAGTACAGTCTGCCCCCTTCAGCGCCAGCCCTGTGATCTCTGCCTGAACCACGAGCCCCCCTCACACTGCAGCCCGGACTCCCTGACCGAGCctgacacccccctccccctggcCCTCGACCTCGCCCCGAGCCGGGAGACAAGTCGCAGGTTCTTCTGCCAGGTTTGCGGGGAGCGCTTTTACCAGGAGCCCAGTCTCCAGCAGCACCAGCTCAGCAACCAGCACTGGACCGAACCGGGCCAGAACCAGGGAGGGGGGGCGGCATCAGGAGGAGAAGGGGGGCCCCTCTCTGAACTCTCACTGCAGGACTGCCTGGAGGAAAGTCTGGGAGGGAACCGAGCCAGCGGTGGTGCGGACGGGTCGGGGTTCGAGGGGAGAGGAGTGGAGAtcgaggaggggtgggggggggaggacCGCCCGCACGGACCGGGAGAGGCGATGGTGGAGAGGGGTCCGCAACTGGGGTCCgctgaggagggaggaggaggagggcggcTACAGGGAGTGCGGAGTCAGGGAGCCGAGTTGAGGGAGTCGGGAGGGGGTGCGTCTGAGCTAGGGGCCAGGGGGGAAGCCAAGAGAGAGAGGGTGAAGCAAGAGCTGGATCTGGGCGTGAAAGAGGAGGGGGGGGGCGACCAGCAGCCCGTCTACTGCGAGATTCTGCCCGCGTCCGAGCCCTCCTGCCTGGGGAGCGGCGAGCCGGAGGAAGGGGCCGCGGAGGTGAAGAAAGAGGAGACCCCCGAGCTGGGGGAGGGCTGCTTCTATTTGGGGACCCCCGAACTCCGCTTCTTCCACCTCCCGGATCTGCAGGAGCAGCACGGCAGCATGGCGGGGGTGGAGTGGGGCGCAACAGGCAGTGGGACTGGGTTCGGGAGGAGACACCGGCCTGGGAGAGGAGCCCGGggagagggggaaggggagggggtcGCCCTCGTGGTTTTAAGACAGGACGAATCGGATTCAGCCCTCGGGAGACtccgcagagagagagagcctccTCGGATaaaagaggaggaagaggaggaggaaggtgTTTTTTTCAGCCTTTCCAGTGTCCTGGAGCATGGGTGTGAAAACCAGCCACGCTCACTCCGAGGGAGCCCGACGCGGACCCTGGACCCCGAGCCGGGCGCCCCCTCCCCAGGACGGCTCATTGaagtggaggaggggaggg CTGATGAACCGACGACTACGGGTCCATCCTGA
- the LOC121304236 gene encoding uncharacterized protein LOC121304236 has product MSCRGGENEGNTETRPRRIRLIGVSGELIETDLKRIKQEAGSESGWDIETVVVGLDSEGEAEERDAAGSYTFPAAAPLLSGGPRFGPAGHAPPRKISAPWDHDDITALISVWGQDRFQAELSETFRNIQVFERIAAALRRMGVQRSAVQCRGKIKKLKQEHKRCGESLARGGCEHRAFRYYQQLERVLSRRRAPREPAGAQGGGPGEEEETTRDSFFMSDPAGGPPLEPLAPPLCIQGPPLEPGTPTALEEAPSSSKAEAPAPTPTAPPKSQCRRRRRGAQKSTLRELLDYLRESDEKLLALQAEFMAAEREERQRDREAAAHDHALICGALHRLAEAFSGYLPSNKEIELD; this is encoded by the exons ATGTCGTGCCGCGGCGGGGAGAACGAGGGCAATACCGAGACCCGACCCCGCCGAATCAGACTCATCGGCGTCAGCGGGGAGCTCATCGAAACGGACCTGAAGCGAATCAAGCAGGAGGCGGGTTCCGAGTCCGGCTGGGATATCGAGACGGTGGTTGTGGGACTCGACAGCGAAGGAGAGGCGGAGGAGAGAGACGCCGCCGGGAGCTACACCTTTCCAG CCGCGGCCCCCCTGCTCTCCGGCGGCCCCAGGTTCGGACCAGCGGGCCATGCACCCCCCC gtAAGATCTCTGCTCCCTGGGATCACGATGACATCACGGCCCTGATCTCGGTGTGGGGTCAGGATCGGTTCCAGGCGGAGCTGAGCGAGACGTTCCGGAACATCCAGGTGTTCGAGCGCATCGCTGCGGCCCTGCGGCGCATGGGGGTCCAGCGCAGCGCCGTGCAGTGCCGGGGCAAGATCAAGAAACTGAAGCAGGAGCACAAGCGCTGCGGAGAGAGCCTGGCCAGGGGGGGCTGCGAGCACAGAGCCTTCCGATACTACCAGCAGCTGGAGCGCGTCCTGAGCCGCAGGAGAGCCCCTCGGGAGCCAGCTGGAGCGCAGGGGGGGGGGCccggggaggaggaggagacgacACGGGACAGCTTCTTCATGAGCG ACCCCGCTGGCGGCCCCCCCCTGGAGCCCCTGGCCCCTCCACTCTGTATCCAGGGACCCCCCCTGGAACCGGGGACCCCCACAGCCCTGGAGGAGGCGCCCAGCTCCAGCAAGGCAGAGGCACCGGCTCCCACACCCACAGCGCCCCCAA AGTCCCAGTGCAGGAGAAGGCGGCGCGGTGCTCAGAAGTCCACGCTGAGGGAGCTGCTGGATTACCTGCGCGAGTCCGACGAGAAGCTCCTCGCCCTGCAGGCGGAGTTCATGGCGGCGGAGAGGGAGGAGCGGCAGAGAGACCGCGAGGCCGCCGCCCACGACCACGCCCTGATCTGCGGCGCCCTGCACAGGCTGGCAGAGGCGTTCAGCGGGTACCTGCCCTCGAACAAGGAGATAGAGCTGGACTGA